From the Kogia breviceps isolate mKogBre1 chromosome 3, mKogBre1 haplotype 1, whole genome shotgun sequence genome, one window contains:
- the LOC131752830 gene encoding LOW QUALITY PROTEIN: mast cell protease 3-like (The sequence of the model RefSeq protein was modified relative to this genomic sequence to represent the inferred CDS: substituted 1 base at 1 genomic stop codon), producing the protein MLPFLLALLLPPPPVGRQELSELWSNSLKDPADLLLSPLSRLSLHEHSGQAAIFLSGKIIGGHEVKPHSHPYTAFLEYHVSEKSFICGGLLVHEDFVPTAAHCWGSSINVTLRDRNIYQQERTQQVIPERRAIPHPVYDHNKWVNAIMLLQLRRKAYLTAAVSPIRLPXRRKLVKPGMVCSVAGWGHLGMNNPVAEKLQEVDLEVQRDEECISRYKDYNNNTQICAGNPRKRKGSFLGASGGPLVCNGMPQGIVSFGEENGTPPNVYTRVSSFLSWIQKTMSYYKLQGPD; encoded by the exons ATGCTCCCATTCCTGCTGGCCCTTcttctgcccccgcccccagtgGGGAGGCAG GAACTTTCTGAACTCTGGTCAAATTCCCTCAAAGACCCAGCAGATCTGCTCCTATCTCCCCTCTCCAGGCTTTCGCTCCATGAGCATAGCGGGCAGGCTGCAATCTTTCTTTCAGGGAAAATCATCGGGGGCCATGAGGTCAAGCCTCATTCTCATCCCTACACGGCGTTTCTTGAGTACCATGTTTCAGAGAAAAGTTTCATCTGTGGGGGTCTCCTCGTGCATGAGGACTTTGTGCCGACAGCAGCTCACTGCTGGGGAAG CTCAATCAACGTCACCCTGAGGGACCGCAACATCTACCAGCAGGAGAGGACCCAGCAGGTCATCCCAGAGAGAAGAGCCATCCCCCACCCAGTCTATGATCATAATAAGTGGGTCAACGCTATCATGTTACTGCAG CTGAGGAGGAAGGCCTATCTGACCGCTGCTGTGAGCCCCATCAGGCTGCCCTAGAGGAGGAAGCTGGTGAAGCCAGGGATGGTGTGCAGTGTGGCCGGCTGGGGGCACCTGGGCATGAACAATCCCGTGGCAGAGAAACTGCAGGAGGTAGACCTTGAAGTCCAAAGGGATGAGGAATGCATCTCTCGCTACAAAGATTACAACAACAACACCCAGATATGTGCAGGGAAcccaagaaagaggaagggttCTTTTTTG GGTGCCTCTGGGGGCCCCCTTGTGTGTAACGGCATGCCCCAGGGCattgtctcctttggagaagagAATGGGACACCTCCAAATGTCTACACCAGAGTCTCGAGCTTTCTGTCCTGGATCCAAAAAACAATGAGCTACTATAAACTGCAGGGACCAGACTAA
- the LOC131753329 gene encoding granzyme H-like: MQPLLLLMAFLLPTGLGLPFLSEEIIGGHEAKPHSRPYMAFVQFLDKESWRRCGGVLVQKDFVLTAAHCRGSLTKVTLGAHNIKKQERTQQMIPVKRAIPHPDYNPKKYSSDIMLLQLERKAKRTAAVRPLSLPRGKVQVKPGKACSVAGWGQVAIGTQTTTLQEAELTVQEDPVCESIFSGYYSQATQICVGDPRKLKTAYKGDSGGPLVCKNVVQGIFSYGKKNGTSPGVFTKVSHFLPWIKKTMKRLEQQVETDLLLC; encoded by the exons ATGCAGCCTCTCCTCCTCCTAATGGCCTTTCTTCTGCCTACCGGGCTGGGACTG CCTTTTCTTTCAGAGGAGATCATCGGAGGCCACGAGGCCAAGCCCCACTCCCGCCCCTACATGGCATTTGTTCAGTTTCTGGATAAGGAGAGTTGGAGGAGGTGCGGCGGTGTCCTTGTGCAAAAGGACTTTGTTCTGACGGCTGCTCACTGCAGAGGAAG TTTAACCAAGGTCACCCTGGGGGCCCACAACATCAAGAAACAGGAGAGGACCCAGCAGATGATCCCAGTGAAACGAGCCATCCCCCACCCAGACTATAATCCTAAGAAGTACTCCAGTGACATCATGTTACTGCAG CTGGAGAGAAAGGCCAAGAGGACTGCAGCTGTGAGGCCCCTCAGCCTGCCCAGGGGCAAGGTCCAGGTGAAGCCAGGAAAGGCGTGCAGTGTGGCCGGCTGGGGGCAGGTGGCCATAGGCACTCAAACCACCACCCTGCAGGAGGCAGAGCTGACGGTGCAGGAGGATCCGGTGTGTGAATCCATCTTTTCCGGCTATTACAGCCAGGCCACCCAGATTTGCGTGGGGGACCCGAGGAAGCTGAAGACTGCCTACAAG GGTGACTCCGGCGGGCCCCTTGTGTGCAAAAACGTGGTCCAGGGTATTTTCTCCTATGGAAAAAAGAACGGGACATCTCCAGGAGTCTTCACCAAGGTCTCACACTTCCTGCCCtggataaagaaaacaatgaagcGCCTCGAGCAGCAGGTTGAGACTGACCTTCTTCTCTGCTGA